A stretch of the Candidatus Jettenia sp. AMX2 genome encodes the following:
- a CDS encoding formylglycine-generating enzyme family protein, which translates to MIRIHEEKQGTPEDMILIPEGLFLMGSTKEDIEKLAELDRTIEIERLQNEFPQREVYLSAYFIDKYPVTNAQYRKFIESDGYTQKALWSEAGWQYISENPLNNNDLNTILQGEQDSPVVNVSWYEAEAFAKWAGKRLPTEAEWEKAARGTDGRIYPWGNAFDKARLNCAELKIEKPTPVTRFPQGQSVYGCFDMAGNVWEWVADWYDSHYYQYAPDKDPQGPALAEENPYFGKPENVGVSVYELKPSATSNTLSACKVLRGGSWNGSGVIHIRCANRDYDEPVYKNDTIGFRCARSLH; encoded by the coding sequence ATGATCCGGATACACGAAGAAAAACAAGGTACTCCTGAAGATATGATACTTATCCCTGAAGGTCTGTTTCTCATGGGAAGTACGAAAGAAGACATCGAAAAACTGGCGGAGCTTGACCGTACAATCGAAATTGAAAGGCTGCAGAACGAATTCCCGCAGAGAGAGGTGTATCTGAGCGCTTATTTCATTGATAAATACCCCGTCACCAACGCACAATATAGAAAATTTATCGAATCAGACGGCTATACACAAAAGGCATTGTGGTCAGAGGCAGGGTGGCAGTATATTTCAGAAAATCCATTGAACAATAACGATCTGAACACTATTTTACAAGGTGAGCAGGATAGTCCTGTCGTGAATGTTTCATGGTATGAGGCTGAGGCATTTGCAAAATGGGCGGGAAAAAGGCTTCCCACTGAGGCAGAATGGGAAAAGGCCGCACGGGGAACCGACGGCAGGATATATCCATGGGGAAATGCTTTTGATAAGGCAAGGCTAAATTGTGCTGAACTGAAGATTGAAAAGCCAACTCCCGTTACCAGGTTTCCGCAGGGTCAAAGTGTTTACGGATGTTTTGACATGGCAGGAAACGTGTGGGAGTGGGTAGCTGATTGGTATGACAGCCACTATTATCAATATGCTCCGGATAAGGATCCTCAAGGGCCGGCTCTGGCTGAGGAAAACCCATACTTTGGAAAACCGGAAAATGTCGGCGTTTCTGTTTATGAATTAAAACCTTCTGCGACAAGTAATACCCTGAGCGCCTGCAAGGTATTGCGGGGAGGCTCGTGGAACGGATCCGGAGTAATCCACATACGCTGTGCAAACAGGGATTATGATGAACCTGTTTATAAAAACGATACTATCGGTTTCCGCTGTGCCAGATCCTTGCACTGA
- a CDS encoding isochorismatase family cysteine hydrolase, protein MGKTNTSKDASALIIADMLNDFVNEKASLEVPKARAIIDALRKEIKVARRKKIPIIYCCDTHKENDREFQLWPRHAVKGTEGAKVIKQLEPQKNDHIIEKTSYSCFYKTSLDKLLKNLGRNHVILTGVVTNICILYSAAEAYMRGYKITVPADCVAALTQREHQFALQQMKHIFHAEVI, encoded by the coding sequence ATGGGAAAAACAAATACATCCAAAGATGCATCAGCACTTATCATTGCCGATATGTTAAATGATTTTGTCAACGAAAAAGCCTCTCTCGAAGTGCCAAAGGCAAGGGCTATAATTGATGCTCTCAGGAAAGAGATAAAAGTGGCACGAAGGAAAAAGATCCCAATCATTTATTGTTGTGATACACATAAGGAGAATGACCGGGAATTTCAATTATGGCCAAGACATGCGGTAAAAGGAACGGAGGGTGCAAAGGTTATTAAACAACTCGAACCTCAAAAGAACGATCATATCATAGAAAAAACCAGCTATAGCTGTTTTTATAAAACTTCACTTGATAAATTATTAAAAAATCTGGGCAGAAACCATGTTATCCTCACGGGCGTTGTAACTAATATTTGTATTTTATATAGCGCAGCAGAGGCATATATGAGGGGCTATAAGATTACCGTACCCGCTGACTGCGTTGCTGCTCTTACCCAAAGAGAACATCAGTTTGCCTTACAGCAGATGAAACACATCTTCCATGCTGAAGTAATATAG
- a CDS encoding ribonuclease Z, with protein MELTIIGSGSGMPSKTRAYPCVLLKMQGANLVFDTGPGSLRQLLFADITYLDIDHIYYTHFHLDHSLDLASILFTMRYNEPQRTRPLFITGPPGLKAFYEGLLTLYEENVKPKHFDLHMREIDKGVLVYDTWKIIAEPLLHAENSIGFRIESADNRVLVYSGDTDYCDGILRLAKKANTLILECSFPDDSKIEGHLTPLFCAKIAHEAQCDRLILTHFYPSCDRAVKENKDLLKELRNTYQGEIIFAEDFAKFII; from the coding sequence ATGGAACTAACGATTATTGGCTCTGGCTCAGGAATGCCTTCTAAGACAAGGGCATATCCCTGTGTTCTTCTGAAGATGCAAGGTGCAAACCTTGTTTTCGATACCGGTCCCGGTTCCCTGCGCCAATTACTTTTTGCAGATATTACCTACCTGGATATAGACCATATCTATTATACCCATTTTCACCTGGATCACTCACTGGACCTTGCTTCTATCCTTTTTACCATGAGATACAATGAACCGCAGAGAACGCGGCCTCTCTTCATAACCGGCCCTCCGGGTTTAAAGGCCTTTTATGAAGGTTTATTAACCCTATATGAGGAAAACGTAAAACCAAAACATTTTGACTTACATATGAGGGAAATTGATAAAGGGGTACTTGTATATGATACCTGGAAAATTATTGCCGAACCATTACTGCACGCAGAAAACAGTATTGGCTTCCGGATAGAGTCCGCCGATAACAGGGTACTGGTATATTCCGGAGATACGGACTATTGCGACGGTATCCTTCGCCTGGCCAAAAAAGCCAATACCCTTATCCTTGAATGCTCTTTTCCGGATGACAGCAAGATTGAAGGACATCTTACACCCCTGTTTTGCGCTAAGATCGCACACGAAGCCCAATGCGACAGATTAATACTTACACACTTTTATCCATCGTGCGACAGGGCCGTAAAGGAGAATAAAGACTTATTAAAGGAACTGAGAAATACTTATCAAGGAGAAATTATCTTTGCAGAAGACTTTGCAAAATTTATTATTTAA
- a CDS encoding alkaline phosphatase family protein: MSDRLRKKTVVIGLDGTPYSLISALIKQGICPNMSRLLSFGSLQKMKSTHPAVSCVAWTSFMTGVNPAKHGIFGFADRIPNTYDIYYPNFTHIKSRPVWDILREYNKRSVVINLPSTYPAPEMHGILVAGFVATDLTRATFPASLVPTLKDMGYKIDVDTQLIHESGNRLLEDLFLTVEKRTHAILHFMKNEDYSLFIGVLTETDRLHHFFWKSFGENNEECNPLFLDYYKAIDTFLGKVMETIDVDTTLIILSDHGFCTLEQEVYINHWLQEEGYLYFETIPPKSIHNLGRETKAYCMDPGRIYINLKGREPNGSITPGNDYEQLRTVLISKLMEIKDPITGIPVIDKAYKREEIYHGKYLDRAPDIVIEPRHGYDLKGAVYHKTLFDKGIFRGMHTYDDAFVYINNKNICKQPLEIIDVTATLLASLDIPVPHEMDGSNFVIWN; encoded by the coding sequence ATGAGCGATCGCCTGAGAAAAAAGACCGTTGTAATAGGACTGGATGGTACTCCCTATAGTCTTATCTCTGCATTGATAAAACAGGGTATATGCCCAAATATGTCCAGGTTGCTATCCTTCGGCTCATTACAGAAGATGAAATCCACGCATCCCGCTGTATCCTGCGTGGCATGGACATCCTTTATGACAGGGGTAAATCCGGCAAAGCACGGCATCTTCGGCTTTGCTGACAGAATCCCCAATACGTATGATATATACTATCCAAATTTTACCCACATAAAGAGCAGGCCCGTCTGGGATATCCTCCGTGAATACAATAAACGGTCTGTCGTAATCAATCTACCATCAACCTATCCAGCCCCGGAAATGCATGGCATTCTTGTTGCCGGATTTGTAGCAACAGACCTTACCCGCGCAACGTTTCCGGCTTCCCTTGTTCCCACGTTAAAAGATATGGGCTATAAAATCGATGTCGATACACAACTTATTCATGAATCCGGGAACCGGCTACTTGAGGATTTATTCCTGACAGTGGAGAAGAGAACGCATGCAATTCTTCATTTTATGAAGAACGAGGATTATAGTCTTTTTATTGGCGTACTTACCGAAACAGACAGACTGCACCATTTTTTCTGGAAATCTTTTGGAGAAAATAATGAAGAATGCAACCCTTTATTCCTGGATTATTACAAGGCAATAGATACTTTTCTCGGTAAGGTTATGGAGACCATTGATGTTGATACTACACTTATCATCCTGTCCGATCACGGATTTTGTACATTAGAACAGGAGGTGTATATTAATCACTGGCTACAGGAAGAAGGCTATTTATATTTTGAAACAATCCCCCCAAAATCCATACATAATCTCGGAAGAGAGACAAAGGCTTATTGTATGGACCCGGGAAGAATCTATATTAACCTGAAAGGTAGGGAACCCAACGGAAGCATAACGCCTGGCAACGATTACGAACAATTGAGAACCGTACTTATCTCGAAACTTATGGAAATCAAAGACCCCATTACAGGTATACCGGTTATTGACAAGGCCTACAAAAGGGAGGAGATCTATCATGGAAAATACCTGGACAGGGCACCGGATATCGTTATTGAACCCAGACACGGTTATGATCTGAAGGGGGCGGTTTACCATAAGACACTCTTTGATAAAGGTATTTTTCGCGGTATGCATACCTATGATGATGCCTTTGTCTATATTAATAACAAAAATATCTGCAAGCAGCCTTTGGAAATTATTGACGTCACAGCAACACTATTAGCATCACTGGATATCCCGGTACCTCACGAAATGGATGGCAGCAATTTTGTAATATGGAACTAA